Proteins from a genomic interval of Rhizobium etli CFN 42:
- a CDS encoding head maturation protease, ClpP-related yields the protein MSKLIVDGELMLYGPVGFTDFWDESGFTSSQVIEALSALSGDVVVRLNSGGGIAMEGSAIHNALKRHDGKVIVKIDAIAASAASLIAMAGDEIEMPLGTLLMIHEPSGMTLGPADDHRRTAGVLDTMTGVFAQVYAERTGLSEKEIRQMMKDETWMAPQEALANGFATSVSEHAPTAPTADAAFDYRTYAKAPDRLKRLAGERKAMGLPMVAVAAAPHKRKEVVMTEPNLAAADDQAAAKMQDVNSRIYQLCTIAKMTLVEANEIVLNAKGDFAKAQTMVINALADKEPGGGRVSPLVLDGSYGSMMVARDIEDALYARIASKPAQGRASEWQGRSLLEMGAALLEARGERVISRNRDRLATQIMSSGSTHSTSDFPFVTGNAANRFMLDAYRAAETPLKQLARVRNAANFKAMTIGRMSEMPRLEEVLEGAEITYGSRSEAKETYRVKPYAKMFGISREALINDDLDAFSDTLRAFGQAAAQTEADLIADLLLDNAGLGPLLDDGVTLFANARGNKAVTPSELTISSVSAGRKALRDQKGLDNETPLSLKPQFLIVGTDNETAGEQIIAAITPSATEEVNPFSGKLSLLVEPRLEDAAWRLFASPDQAPILEIAYLNGVQQPKLETREGWNTLGTEFRAILDFGCGITGWRGAYLNEGE from the coding sequence ATGTCAAAACTGATCGTAGACGGCGAACTGATGCTTTACGGGCCGGTTGGCTTCACCGATTTCTGGGATGAAAGCGGCTTCACCAGCTCGCAGGTGATCGAGGCTTTGAGCGCGCTTTCCGGCGACGTCGTCGTGCGTCTCAACTCCGGCGGCGGCATCGCCATGGAAGGCTCCGCGATCCACAATGCTCTCAAGCGCCACGACGGCAAGGTAATCGTGAAAATCGATGCGATCGCCGCCTCGGCAGCTTCGTTGATAGCCATGGCTGGCGACGAAATCGAAATGCCGCTCGGCACCCTGTTGATGATCCATGAGCCGTCCGGAATGACCCTCGGACCGGCTGACGATCACCGGCGCACCGCCGGCGTTCTCGACACGATGACGGGTGTGTTTGCGCAAGTCTATGCCGAGCGCACTGGTCTTTCCGAAAAGGAAATCCGGCAGATGATGAAGGATGAAACCTGGATGGCGCCGCAGGAGGCGCTGGCCAATGGCTTCGCTACCTCGGTTTCCGAGCATGCACCGACCGCGCCGACGGCCGATGCGGCGTTTGACTATCGGACATACGCGAAAGCGCCGGATCGTCTGAAGAGGTTGGCAGGAGAGCGGAAGGCAATGGGTCTTCCCATGGTGGCGGTTGCGGCCGCTCCGCACAAACGAAAGGAAGTGGTCATGACCGAACCGAACCTGGCTGCGGCCGACGACCAGGCGGCCGCCAAGATGCAGGACGTCAACAGCCGCATCTATCAGCTCTGCACCATTGCGAAGATGACGCTGGTGGAGGCAAACGAAATCGTGCTCAACGCGAAGGGTGATTTCGCCAAAGCACAGACGATGGTTATCAACGCGCTCGCCGACAAAGAGCCGGGCGGCGGTCGGGTGTCACCGTTGGTTTTGGACGGCAGCTACGGCTCGATGATGGTCGCCCGCGATATCGAGGACGCGCTTTATGCCCGGATCGCTAGCAAGCCTGCCCAGGGCCGCGCCTCAGAATGGCAGGGCCGCAGCCTGCTCGAAATGGGGGCGGCTCTGCTGGAGGCGCGCGGCGAGCGGGTGATTTCGCGAAATCGCGATCGGCTTGCGACGCAGATCATGAGCAGCGGGTCGACACACAGCACGTCGGACTTTCCTTTTGTCACGGGCAACGCCGCGAACCGCTTCATGCTCGATGCCTATCGCGCCGCCGAGACGCCGCTGAAGCAATTGGCACGTGTCCGCAACGCCGCCAATTTTAAGGCCATGACCATCGGCCGCATGTCGGAAATGCCGAGGCTCGAAGAGGTGCTTGAAGGCGCCGAAATCACCTACGGCTCGCGTTCGGAGGCGAAAGAAACCTACCGCGTCAAGCCATATGCGAAAATGTTCGGCATCTCGCGGGAAGCGCTGATCAATGATGATCTCGACGCCTTCTCCGATACGCTCCGGGCGTTCGGCCAAGCCGCCGCTCAAACGGAGGCGGATTTGATTGCCGATCTTCTGCTCGACAATGCCGGCCTCGGGCCGCTGCTCGACGACGGTGTTACGCTCTTCGCAAATGCACGTGGAAACAAAGCGGTTACGCCATCCGAGCTGACGATCAGTAGCGTCAGCGCAGGCCGTAAGGCACTGCGCGACCAGAAGGGGCTCGACAACGAAACGCCGCTTTCGCTGAAGCCGCAGTTCCTCATCGTCGGCACTGACAACGAAACGGCCGGCGAGCAGATTATCGCCGCGATCACGCCCTCGGCAACCGAAGAGGTGAACCCCTTCTCCGGGAAACTCTCGCTTCTGGTCGAACCTCGCCTTGAGGATGCCGCCTGGCGGCTCTTCGCATCGCCCGACCAGGCGCCGATCCTTGAGATTGCCTACCTTAACGGTGTCCAGCAGCCGAAACTGGAAACGCGCGAAGGCTGGAACACGCTCGGAACCGAATTCCGGGCGATCCTAGATTTTGGCTGCGGCATTACAGGCTGGCGCGGCGCTTATCTCAATGAGGGCGAATAA
- a CDS encoding helix-turn-helix domain-containing protein: MSSANKVFFAYKALAVAPDLSANDRRVAGAIIDHFNKKTGQCDPSVERLAALLEVDEKSVRRATTRLCERGLFKKASHGGKSHRASYLPCWMNFQQIVDDWELRMRSRRRGDVDRDNRAEMSSSTGHECPVEPDKNALQTRRTNPSNEPFLVTDGARGNVAKSWPQRADEQRAASQPERGDGHRSGSGWHIDQLKQFRPVPRHQISHSQAADAAAERRWYADLHALGRELEADAIERLTQEIMTAVTAAERHQRGAGIRVIHEALWKRPGARLS; encoded by the coding sequence ATGTCTTCCGCAAACAAAGTTTTCTTCGCCTATAAGGCGCTCGCTGTCGCACCGGACCTGTCCGCCAATGATCGACGCGTGGCTGGGGCGATTATCGACCACTTCAACAAAAAAACGGGGCAGTGCGATCCGAGCGTTGAACGCCTGGCCGCATTGCTTGAGGTTGATGAAAAGAGTGTCCGTCGGGCGACGACGAGGCTGTGCGAACGCGGGCTGTTTAAGAAGGCAAGCCATGGCGGGAAGTCGCACCGCGCGAGCTACCTTCCGTGCTGGATGAATTTTCAACAGATCGTGGACGACTGGGAGCTACGCATGCGGTCGCGAAGGCGGGGCGACGTCGACCGAGACAACCGGGCAGAAATGTCCAGTTCAACAGGGCACGAATGTCCGGTTGAACCGGACAAAAATGCCCTACAAACCCGTAGAACTAACCCTTCGAATGAACCCTTCTTAGTCACGGATGGCGCCCGTGGAAACGTTGCGAAGTCATGGCCGCAAAGGGCGGATGAGCAGAGGGCAGCCAGTCAGCCGGAGCGCGGTGATGGGCATCGTAGCGGATCGGGTTGGCATATCGATCAATTGAAACAATTTCGGCCGGTACCACGCCACCAAATATCACACAGCCAAGCGGCGGACGCCGCAGCAGAGCGGCGCTGGTATGCGGACCTGCATGCACTGGGCCGTGAGCTAGAGGCCGACGCGATTGAACGGCTCACCCAGGAAATTATGACTGCGGTAACGGCTGCCGAGCGTCATCAGCGAGGCGCTGGCATTCGTGTCATCCATGAGGCGCTTTGGAAGCGGCCGGGCGCCAGACTATCTTGA
- a CDS encoding outer membrane protein, translated as MKLTIATTFLALVATSAFAADAVQDVPAAPVAAAPAFTWSGPYLGIDGGASWLNGDFSAGGASDSQDFNGGVFGAFAGYNFQFDNNIVVGIEGNLEYNWNEEEALGADVGTDWAGAVRGRVGYAFDRALLYGAAGWTATRGYVDLPGSDKETETFNGYTVGAGVDFAITNNIFARGEYRYNDFGEKDILGVDVDLNQHELKFGIGVKF; from the coding sequence ATGAAGCTCACGATCGCCACCACTTTTCTAGCACTTGTCGCAACGAGCGCATTTGCAGCGGATGCCGTGCAGGACGTGCCGGCCGCACCTGTTGCGGCTGCGCCAGCTTTCACCTGGTCAGGCCCGTATCTCGGCATCGATGGCGGCGCCAGTTGGCTAAACGGTGACTTCAGCGCCGGCGGCGCCAGCGATTCTCAGGATTTTAACGGCGGCGTCTTTGGGGCATTTGCGGGTTACAATTTCCAGTTCGACAACAACATCGTTGTCGGTATTGAGGGCAACCTCGAATATAACTGGAACGAAGAGGAAGCGCTGGGGGCGGATGTCGGGACTGATTGGGCCGGCGCTGTTCGTGGCCGTGTCGGCTACGCCTTTGACAGAGCGCTGCTTTATGGTGCGGCTGGTTGGACCGCCACGCGCGGATACGTGGACCTGCCGGGATCCGACAAGGAAACGGAGACCTTCAACGGTTACACTGTCGGCGCTGGCGTCGACTTTGCCATCACCAACAACATCTTCGCCCGCGGCGAGTATCGGTACAATGACTTCGGCGAGAAAGACATTCTCGGTGTTGATGTCGACCTCAACCAGCACGAACTCAAATTCGGGATCGGCGTGAAGTTCTAA
- a CDS encoding SIMPL domain-containing protein encodes MAPILSKTLVMTALLALPLGSAAPALAQEAKPREAVISVTGDGESAVAPDMAIVNLAVVKQAKTAREALDENNKAMNDVLKALKDGGIAERDLQTSGFSIQPQYNYPQPVDGQQQQPQLIGYQTINSVTVRLRDLSKLGQVIDQSVTLGINQGGDIQFTNDKPEAAFEEARKNAVAEAVKKAKTLSEAAGVKLGRILEINENVPRPLPQPAYRATMMKEADAAAVPVQGGENNYTVSVTVTFAIEQ; translated from the coding sequence ATGGCGCCGATTCTATCCAAGACACTTGTGATGACTGCTCTTTTGGCCCTGCCGCTCGGCAGTGCCGCACCCGCCTTGGCGCAGGAGGCAAAGCCGCGTGAGGCGGTGATTTCGGTAACGGGCGATGGCGAATCGGCCGTGGCGCCCGATATGGCCATCGTCAATCTCGCCGTCGTCAAGCAGGCGAAGACCGCCCGCGAAGCGCTCGACGAGAACAACAAGGCGATGAACGACGTGCTGAAGGCGCTGAAGGACGGCGGTATCGCCGAGCGCGATCTGCAGACATCAGGCTTCTCCATCCAGCCCCAGTATAATTATCCGCAGCCGGTCGACGGCCAGCAGCAGCAGCCGCAGCTGATCGGCTACCAGACGATCAACTCCGTCACCGTGCGCTTGCGCGATCTTTCCAAGCTCGGCCAGGTGATCGACCAGTCCGTCACCCTCGGCATCAACCAGGGCGGCGACATCCAGTTCACCAACGACAAGCCGGAAGCGGCGTTCGAAGAGGCGCGCAAGAACGCCGTCGCCGAGGCCGTCAAGAAAGCGAAAACGCTGAGCGAAGCCGCAGGCGTCAAGCTCGGCCGCATCCTCGAGATCAACGAGAATGTGCCGCGCCCCCTGCCGCAGCCCGCTTATCGCGCCACGATGATGAAGGAAGCCGACGCAGCTGCCGTGCCCGTCCAGGGGGGCGAGAACAATTACACTGTCAGCGTCACCGTGACCTTTGCCATCGAGCAGTAA
- a CDS encoding secondary thiamine-phosphate synthase enzyme YjbQ codes for MPQTILSLATRGQGLYEFTDQAEAYVSASGREEGLLTVFVRHTSCSLLIQENADPDVRSDLLSFFRRLVPPASDPSMGWVVHRAEGPDDMPAHIKAALTQVSIGIPVSRGRLTLGTWQGLYLFEHRDRPHRREIVLHLGA; via the coding sequence GTGCCCCAGACAATTCTCAGCTTGGCCACCCGCGGCCAGGGACTTTACGAATTCACCGATCAGGCGGAGGCCTACGTCAGCGCCTCGGGACGGGAGGAGGGGCTTCTCACCGTCTTCGTGCGCCACACATCCTGTTCGCTGCTGATTCAGGAAAATGCCGATCCAGACGTGCGCAGCGACCTTCTTTCCTTCTTCCGCCGCCTCGTGCCGCCGGCCTCCGATCCATCGATGGGCTGGGTCGTGCACAGGGCCGAGGGGCCGGACGACATGCCGGCGCATATCAAGGCCGCGCTGACGCAGGTGTCGATCGGCATTCCCGTTTCCAGAGGGCGCCTGACGCTGGGCACCTGGCAGGGCCTCTACCTCTTCGAACATCGCGACCGGCCGCACCGGCGTGAAATCGTGCTGCATCTCGGGGCCTGA
- a CDS encoding DUF922 domain-containing Zn-dependent protease: protein MTKTFLPYLLAAVFAARPAAAQTEWQAIEEVRPYSISGKTGAELYQSIGAQGPKAGVTGRVIAHTTFKLTWTRKYEPQGNACVITTNKPKLIITYTLPKPSAALPSAVKSSWDGFISGVAAHERVHGETIKDMVKEIEAMSVGFTVADDPDCQKIRVELTRRLGEISARQRQRGRDFDKVEMGDGGNIQQLILKLVNGP from the coding sequence GTGACGAAGACTTTTCTACCCTACCTATTGGCAGCAGTTTTCGCCGCACGACCGGCCGCGGCGCAGACCGAATGGCAGGCGATCGAGGAAGTGCGGCCCTATTCGATTTCAGGCAAGACCGGTGCCGAACTTTATCAATCGATTGGGGCACAGGGCCCCAAGGCCGGCGTGACGGGCCGGGTTATCGCGCATACGACGTTCAAGCTGACCTGGACCCGCAAATACGAGCCGCAGGGCAACGCCTGCGTTATCACGACCAACAAGCCGAAGCTCATCATCACCTATACGCTGCCTAAGCCCTCGGCCGCGCTGCCGTCAGCCGTCAAGAGCAGCTGGGATGGTTTCATTTCAGGCGTTGCCGCGCATGAGCGGGTGCATGGCGAAACCATCAAGGACATGGTCAAGGAAATCGAGGCGATGAGCGTCGGCTTCACGGTTGCCGACGACCCCGATTGCCAGAAAATCAGGGTTGAGCTGACCCGGCGCCTCGGCGAGATTTCCGCACGGCAGCGCCAGCGCGGCCGCGACTTCGACAAGGTCGAAATGGGCGACGGCGGCAATATCCAGCAGCTCATCCTCAAGCTGGTGAACGGGCCCTGA
- a CDS encoding Crp/Fnr family transcriptional regulator encodes MIEPLLLNLGSRDVLSNEEENLLRSILVKDRQFAVGEDLVSQGSRPPFSTLLLDGFAARYKVMADGSRQITALHVAGDFVDLHAFPVKVMDHGIVALSPCHVALADHADLRAITERMPHLTRLLWLDTLVDGAIHREWIVAMGRRSKRAQIAHLVCELFMRLKVVRRTRGESFQFPLTQIEMADVLGISVVHLNKTLQALRREGVFTWENRTITIVDWERLQEIAEFDPAYLSISREPR; translated from the coding sequence GTGATTGAACCCTTGTTGCTGAACCTTGGAAGCCGTGATGTGCTGTCGAACGAGGAGGAAAACCTTCTTCGGTCGATCCTCGTCAAGGACAGGCAATTCGCCGTCGGAGAAGATCTCGTTTCCCAAGGCAGCCGGCCGCCCTTCAGCACGCTGCTGCTCGACGGGTTCGCGGCGCGCTACAAGGTGATGGCGGACGGCAGCCGGCAGATCACCGCACTTCATGTTGCCGGCGACTTTGTCGACCTCCATGCTTTTCCCGTCAAGGTAATGGATCATGGCATCGTTGCGCTCTCACCCTGCCACGTCGCTTTAGCCGATCATGCCGACTTGAGGGCGATCACCGAGCGCATGCCGCATTTGACGCGGCTGCTTTGGCTCGACACGCTGGTCGACGGCGCCATTCACCGGGAATGGATCGTCGCCATGGGGCGGCGCTCCAAACGCGCCCAGATCGCCCATCTCGTCTGCGAACTCTTCATGCGGCTGAAGGTCGTTAGGCGCACCCGGGGCGAAAGCTTTCAGTTTCCGCTGACGCAGATCGAGATGGCGGACGTGCTCGGTATATCGGTGGTCCACCTCAACAAGACGCTGCAGGCTCTCAGGCGCGAGGGCGTCTTCACCTGGGAGAACCGAACGATCACCATCGTCGATTGGGAACGCCTGCAGGAGATCGCCGAATTCGACCCCGCCTATCTCAGCATCTCCAGAGAGCCGCGCTGA
- a CDS encoding DUF6894 family protein: MARYYFDLHNGEGPTRDEHGTELKSREDIPKEVTRILLDVARDELPAGDRMTIAVTVRDERGDPVTVASLVFSNEWVDVIR; this comes from the coding sequence ATGGCTCGCTACTATTTCGATCTACACAACGGGGAAGGTCCGACCCGCGACGAGCACGGCACCGAGCTCAAATCTCGTGAAGACATCCCCAAAGAGGTGACCCGCATCCTGCTGGACGTGGCGCGAGACGAATTGCCGGCAGGTGACCGCATGACGATCGCCGTTACCGTCCGCGACGAGCGCGGCGATCCTGTCACAGTCGCCAGTCTCGTCTTCAGCAATGAATGGGTCGACGTCATTCGATGA
- a CDS encoding DUF6894 family protein gives MPKFHFQLFDRDGVGTETGYEFESVEAAKAEARRVLAEMAAEGLPTAPLNMLSVELFDESRKPLAEIRLILEEIAK, from the coding sequence GTGCCGAAATTCCACTTCCAGCTCTTCGATCGCGATGGTGTCGGCACCGAGACCGGATACGAATTCGAATCCGTCGAGGCTGCCAAGGCAGAGGCGCGAAGGGTCCTCGCGGAAATGGCAGCCGAAGGCTTGCCCACTGCGCCTTTGAACATGCTTTCGGTCGAACTTTTCGACGAAAGCCGCAAACCGCTTGCGGAAATTCGGCTGATTCTGGAAGAGATCGCGAAATAG
- a CDS encoding DUF427 domain-containing protein yields the protein MLDKSIKIPGPDHPITVEHNPCRVVVTVAGRTIGDSRNALTLREASYPPVQYIPRRDVEMSLLQRTDHGTHCPYKGDASYYSIALGGKRSENAAWTYEAPHAAVSNIKDHLAFYPDRVDAIEELASPEAGAF from the coding sequence ATGTTGGACAAGTCGATCAAGATTCCGGGGCCGGACCATCCGATCACCGTCGAGCACAATCCCTGCCGCGTCGTCGTCACCGTCGCCGGCAGGACGATTGGCGATAGCCGCAACGCGCTGACGCTGCGCGAGGCTTCCTATCCACCGGTCCAGTATATCCCTCGCAGGGATGTCGAGATGTCGCTGCTTCAGCGCACCGATCACGGCACGCATTGCCCTTACAAGGGCGATGCCTCTTATTACAGTATTGCTTTGGGCGGCAAACGCTCCGAGAACGCGGCCTGGACCTACGAAGCCCCGCATGCCGCCGTCAGCAACATCAAAGACCATCTCGCCTTCTATCCCGACCGTGTCGACGCAATCGAGGAATTGGCTTCGCCCGAGGCCGGCGCTTTCTGA
- a CDS encoding B3/B4 domain-containing protein, which produces MQFSHSDAIWQAFPELAAGALSADGVDASADVEEAIASFSAIAGARLAEAQESEFPEIQAWRRGFSRMGLKPTQYRSASEALLRRFRQEHALPRLHPLVDLCNAVSLAFAIPVAVFDTEKIAGDLQVRHATGHETYLTFSGQSEHPEPGEVIFADDEGRAHARRWTNRQSGLSAVRETTGSVLIVAEALHAGAGEDAASLVATLADAFARHWSVTAATAALSQASPRFAFQL; this is translated from the coding sequence ATGCAGTTCAGCCATTCCGACGCGATATGGCAGGCTTTTCCGGAGCTTGCCGCCGGCGCGCTTTCTGCCGATGGCGTTGACGCGTCGGCAGACGTCGAAGAGGCGATCGCAAGTTTCAGCGCGATCGCCGGGGCCCGCCTCGCGGAAGCCCAGGAAAGCGAGTTTCCGGAGATCCAGGCCTGGCGGCGCGGCTTTTCCCGTATGGGCTTGAAGCCGACGCAATATCGCTCGGCCTCCGAAGCGCTGCTGCGCCGCTTCCGCCAGGAACACGCGCTGCCGCGCCTGCATCCGCTCGTCGATCTCTGCAATGCGGTTTCGCTCGCCTTCGCCATTCCTGTCGCCGTCTTCGACACGGAAAAAATTGCCGGCGATCTCCAGGTGCGGCATGCAACGGGGCATGAGACCTATCTCACCTTCAGCGGTCAAAGCGAACATCCTGAGCCGGGCGAGGTGATCTTCGCGGATGATGAGGGTAGGGCCCATGCCCGCCGTTGGACGAACCGGCAGAGCGGGCTCTCGGCGGTGCGCGAGACGACGGGCTCGGTGCTGATCGTCGCCGAGGCGCTGCATGCCGGGGCCGGCGAGGATGCCGCCAGCTTGGTTGCGACGCTCGCGGATGCATTCGCGCGTCACTGGTCGGTGACAGCGGCGACCGCCGCCCTCAGTCAGGCATCGCCGCGTTTCGCATTCCAGTTGTAA
- a CDS encoding DMT family transporter: MSRQVQGYFYLALAMLTVGSTVIASKIIASGLPPFTATALRFALALPVFFLLMRASGARVPKLSSHDRLILVIQAGAGSVGYTTLLISGLSLTSAADAGVIIGTLPVVAAAVSILVLRERPGRALLLAVVLASAGVFSIAFTPGATGGSLAGNLLIFLAVICEGLFILLNKRLTADIAPLAQSTLMTGIGFVFSIVPAIFEAPVHGFAESAAAAVVYYALVPTVGGFLLWYAGAERVSGTEAALFTALAPVSAVMLAFVLLGEPIGFNHIAGIACVLAAVSGLAFAGSHRKFIEGK; this comes from the coding sequence ATGTCGAGACAGGTTCAAGGCTATTTCTATCTGGCGCTGGCCATGCTGACGGTCGGCAGCACTGTCATTGCGAGCAAGATCATCGCGTCAGGACTGCCGCCCTTCACGGCCACCGCCTTGCGCTTCGCCCTCGCTCTTCCCGTCTTTTTCCTGCTGATGCGGGCAAGCGGCGCCCGGGTGCCGAAGCTCTCCAGCCACGACCGTCTCATCCTCGTCATTCAGGCCGGCGCCGGCAGTGTCGGCTATACGACGCTGCTGATATCGGGCCTCAGCTTGACTTCAGCCGCCGATGCGGGCGTCATCATCGGCACGCTGCCGGTGGTCGCGGCGGCGGTTTCGATCCTGGTGCTGCGCGAGCGGCCGGGGCGCGCCCTGCTTCTGGCGGTGGTGTTGGCGAGCGCCGGCGTGTTTTCGATCGCCTTCACGCCGGGGGCGACTGGCGGGTCGCTTGCCGGCAATCTGCTGATTTTCCTCGCGGTCATCTGCGAGGGCTTGTTCATTCTCTTGAACAAGCGGCTGACGGCCGACATTGCCCCGCTTGCCCAGTCGACGCTGATGACCGGCATCGGTTTCGTCTTCTCGATCGTTCCGGCCATTTTCGAGGCGCCCGTTCATGGGTTTGCCGAAAGCGCTGCCGCTGCCGTCGTCTATTACGCCCTGGTGCCGACCGTCGGCGGCTTTTTGCTCTGGTATGCGGGGGCAGAGAGGGTGAGCGGCACCGAAGCCGCGCTCTTCACCGCGCTTGCGCCGGTTTCGGCCGTCATGCTCGCCTTCGTCCTCCTCGGCGAGCCGATCGGCTTCAACCACATCGCCGGCATCGCCTGCGTGCTGGCGGCCGTGTCCGGGCTTGCCTTTGCCGGAAGCCACAGGAAATTCATCGAAGGGAAATGA
- a CDS encoding AraC family transcriptional regulator, whose protein sequence is MPKNQFRMLRSALTGVEAVEAETPRSFARHTHVQFGIGLVSSGAQKSLSGRGVVEAEAGDIITVNPNEVHDGAPIGERRSWRILYFDPEIITGLSQEIGAGRSEIPHPVIRDAAIATRFETLFRAATTGAADGLLREELLLQLVADVMREGDGSEERPPVPSSIRAARDLIDDDPLAAVSLADLSRESGLSRFQLLRGFAKATGLTPHAYLVQARIHLARRLIAEGMPLAEAAFASGFADQSHMTRVFVRKYGLSPRLYAGAFL, encoded by the coding sequence ATGCCGAAAAACCAGTTCAGGATGCTGCGCTCGGCGCTGACCGGCGTCGAAGCGGTGGAAGCCGAAACGCCTCGCAGTTTCGCCAGGCACACGCATGTGCAGTTCGGCATCGGCCTCGTCTCATCGGGAGCACAGAAATCGCTCAGCGGGCGCGGCGTGGTGGAGGCCGAGGCCGGCGATATCATCACCGTCAATCCGAATGAGGTGCATGACGGCGCGCCGATCGGCGAGCGCCGGTCGTGGCGCATCCTCTATTTCGATCCCGAGATCATCACCGGCCTTTCGCAAGAGATCGGCGCAGGGCGCTCGGAAATCCCGCATCCCGTCATTCGCGATGCGGCGATCGCCACCCGCTTCGAAACGCTGTTTCGCGCGGCGACCACAGGTGCTGCCGACGGGCTGCTTCGCGAGGAACTGCTTCTGCAACTCGTCGCCGATGTCATGCGGGAAGGCGACGGCAGCGAGGAGAGGCCGCCGGTGCCGTCATCCATCCGCGCGGCGCGGGATCTGATCGACGACGATCCTCTTGCCGCCGTCTCGCTGGCCGATCTTTCCCGGGAAAGCGGCCTCAGCCGTTTCCAGCTGCTGCGCGGCTTCGCCAAGGCGACGGGACTGACGCCGCATGCCTATCTCGTCCAGGCCCGCATCCATCTCGCCCGGCGGCTGATCGCTGAGGGCATGCCGCTTGCGGAAGCCGCCTTTGCCAGCGGCTTTGCCGACCAGAGCCACATGACACGCGTCTTCGTGCGCAAATACGGCCTGTCGCCGCGGCTTTATGCCGGCGCTTTTCTCTGA
- a CDS encoding APH(3')-II family aminoglycoside O-phosphotransferase, with amino-acid sequence MISPQALPGALGERLSGYRFERDALGRSAASVFRLKGEGLPALYLKVEAAGPFGELADEAARLGWLNASSLPCPEVIARESDGERNWLLVSALPGTDLASASALAPLARVELLAEALLDLHRLPITSCPFDHRLEKRLPVAKARMDGGIVDEEDFDPARLGKSAAELFAALESMRPTDEDLVVTHGDACLPNFVVSGGQFSGYIDCSRLGVADRYQDIALACRSITDNFGEALVQPFLHRYGLPAPDPARLDYYQLLDEFF; translated from the coding sequence TTGATTTCTCCGCAGGCATTGCCCGGAGCGCTTGGCGAGCGGCTCTCCGGCTACAGGTTCGAACGCGATGCGCTTGGCCGTTCGGCGGCGAGCGTCTTCCGCCTGAAAGGCGAGGGACTGCCGGCGCTCTATCTGAAGGTCGAGGCGGCGGGGCCGTTCGGCGAACTTGCCGATGAGGCGGCCCGGCTCGGCTGGCTCAATGCCTCCAGCCTGCCATGCCCGGAGGTAATCGCCCGGGAAAGCGACGGCGAGCGCAACTGGCTGCTTGTGAGCGCGCTGCCGGGAACCGATCTCGCCAGTGCTTCGGCGCTGGCGCCGCTGGCGCGCGTCGAATTGCTGGCGGAGGCACTGCTCGATCTTCATCGCCTGCCGATCACCTCCTGTCCGTTCGACCACCGCCTGGAAAAGCGCTTGCCCGTGGCCAAGGCGCGCATGGATGGGGGAATCGTCGACGAGGAGGATTTCGATCCGGCCCGGCTGGGAAAGAGCGCTGCCGAGCTTTTCGCCGCGCTCGAAAGCATGAGGCCAACCGACGAGGATCTCGTCGTCACCCATGGCGATGCCTGCCTGCCGAACTTCGTCGTTTCCGGCGGTCAATTCTCCGGCTATATCGATTGCAGCCGCCTCGGCGTCGCCGACCGCTATCAGGATATCGCGCTCGCCTGCCGCAGCATCACCGATAATTTCGGCGAGGCGCTGGTTCAGCCATTTCTCCACCGTTACGGCCTGCCGGCGCCCGATCCGGCAAGGCTCGATTACTACCAGCTGCTCGACGAATTCTTCTAG